A single genomic interval of Rhinopithecus roxellana isolate Shanxi Qingling chromosome 11, ASM756505v1, whole genome shotgun sequence harbors:
- the LOC115900329 gene encoding LOW QUALITY PROTEIN: ribosome biogenesis protein BMS1 homolog (The sequence of the model RefSeq protein was modified relative to this genomic sequence to represent the inferred CDS: substituted 2 bases at 2 genomic stop codons): METKDQKKHRKKNSGPKAEKKKKRHLQDLQLGDEEDARKRNPKAFAVQSAVRMARSFHRTQDLKTKKHHIPVVDRTPLEPTLIVVVVMGPPKVGKSTLIQCLIWNFTRQKLTEIRGPVTIVSGKKRRLTIIECGCDINMMIDLAKVADLVLMLIDASFGFEMETFQFLNICQVHGFPKIMGVLTHLHSFKHNKQLKKTKKXLKHRFWPEVYPGAKLFYLSGMVHGEYQNQEIHNLGRFITVMKFRPLTWQTSHPYILADRMEDLTNPEDIQTNIKCDRQVSLYGYLRGAHLKNKSQIHMPGVGDFAVSDISFLPDPCALPEQQRKRCLNEKEKLVYAPLSGVGGVLYDKDAVYVDLGGSHGFQDKVGPTHELVQSLISTISTTDAKMASSRVTLFSDSKPLGSEDIDNQGLLMPKEEKQMDLKRGRMRRKAIFGDEDESGDSDEEDDEMSEDDELENGSSDEEAEEEEDAEMTDQYMAGKGVKRRKLEELEEDSEMDLPAFADSDDDLERSSAEEGEAEEADESSEEEDCTAGERGISESKAAGEGSKAGLSPANRQNDHVNLEKSLLMKKAALLTSDSGHCTAEEAFASEDASEESSSLGAEEEDSENKEAIRKKLSKPSQVSSGQKLGPRNLIDETSDIEDLLKEEEDYKEENNDSKETSGALKWKEDLSRKAAEAFLRQQQAAPNLRKLIYGTVAEDNEEEDGDSREELGGLFRVNQPDRECKHKADSLDCSRFLVEATHDWDLEEVMNSIRDCFVTGKXEDDTDAAKVLAEDSK; encoded by the exons ATGGAGACTAAGGACcagaaaaaacacagaaagaaaaacagtgggcccaaagctgaaaagaaaaagaagcggCATCTGCAGGATCTCCAGCTAGGAGACGAAGAAGATGCCCGGAAGAGAAATCCCAAAGCTTTTGCAGTTCAGTCTGCTGTGCGGATGGCTCGATCCTTTCACAG gACTCAGGATTTGAAGACAAAAAAGCATCATATTCCAGTGGTTGATCGAACTCCACTGGAGCCCACACTAatagtggtagtggtgatggggCCTCCAAAAGTTGGAAAGAGCACTTTGATACAATGCCTCATTTGGAACTTCACCCGGCAGAAGCTGACCGAGATCAGAGGCCCTGTGACGATTGTGTCAG GTAAAAAGCGCAGACTCACCATTATTGAATGCGGGTGTGATATTAACATGATGATTGATCTGGCTAAAGTAGCAGATCTG GTACTGATGCTTATAGATGCCAGCTTTGGGTTTGAAATGGAAACATTTCAGTTTCTAAACATCTGTCAAGTACATGGCTTTCCTAAAATTATGGGAGTTCTCACCCACCTCCACTCCTTCAAGCATAATAAGCAACTGAAGAAGACAAAGAAGTGATTAAAACACAGGTTCTGGCCAGAAGTTTACCCG GGTGCCAAGCTGTTCTACCTTTCTGGAATGGTGCATGGAGAATATCAAAACCAAGAAATCCACAATCTGGGCCGTTTTATTACAGTTATGAAGTTTAGGCCTCTCACATGGCAAACTTCTCACCCTTATATCCTGGCAGACAG GATGGAAGATTTGACAAACCCAGAGGATATCCAAACAAACATCAAATGTGACCGGCAGGTGTCACTTTATGGTTATTTAAGAGGAGcacacttgaaaaataaaagccaaattcaCATGCCAG GGGTAGGAGATTTTGCTGTGAGTGACATCAGTTTCCTCCCAGACCCTTGTGCTCTTCCTGAACAACAAAGGAAGCGCTGTTTAAATGAGAAGGAGAAGCTGGTTTATGCTCCTCTTTCTGGAGTTGGGGGTGTGCTGTATGACAAAGACGCTGTCTATGTTGACCTTGGTGGCAGCCACGGTTTTCAG GACAAGGTGGGGCCCACCCATGAACTGGTCCAGAGTCTCATCTCTACCATCTCCACCACTGATGCCAAGATGGCTTCAAGTCGAGTGACGCTGTTTTCTGATTCCAAGCCACTTGGGTCAGAGGATATAGATAATCAAGG GCTATTGATGccaaaggaggaaaaacaaatggACTTAAAAAGGGGGCGAATGCGTCGGAAAGCCATATTTGGAGATGAAGATGAATCTGGAGATAGTGATGAAGAAGATGATGAAATGTCTGAAGATGACGAGTTGGAAAACGGCTCTAGTGATGAGGAagcagaagaggaggaagatgctGAGATGACTGATCAGTATATGGCTGGTAAGGGCGTCAAACGACGGAAACTTGAAGAGTTGGAAGAAGACAGTGAAATGGATTTGCCAGCATTTGCTGACAGTGACGATGACCTTGAGAGGAGCTCAGCGGAAGAAGGGGAAGCAGAGGAAGCTGATGAAAGCAGTGAAGAAGAGGACTGCACAGCAGGAGAGAGGGGCATTTCAGAATCAAAGGCTGCTGGAGAAGGTAGTAAAGCAGGGCTGTCGCCAGCTAATCGCCAGAATGACCATGTGAATCTGGAGAAGTCTTTGCTGATGAAGAAAGCAGCTCTCCTCACTTCCGATTCTGGGCATTGCACAGCTGAAGAGGCGTTTGCGTCTGAAGATGCATCTGAAGAAAGCTCCTCACTCGGGGCAGAGGAAGAGGACTCAGAAAATAAAGAGGctattagaaaaaagctttcaaaGCCTTCTCAAGTGAGCAGTGGTCAGAAACTGGGGCCAAGGAATTTAATTGATGAGACCAGTGATATAGAAGATTTACTCAAAGAGGAAGAAGattacaaggaagaaaataatgattcCAAAGAAACCTCAG GTgccctcaagtggaaggaagacCTTTCCAGAAAGGCAGCTGAGGCCTTTCTGAGGCAGCAGCAAGCAGCTCCAAACCTCCGAAAGCTTATTTATGGGACAG TGGCAGAAGATAATGAAGAAGAAGATGGAGATAGCCGAGAAGAGCTTGGAGGGTTGTTTCGTGTCAACCAGCCTGACAGAGAGTGTAAGCATAAGGCTGACTCTTTGGACTGTTCCAGATTTCTTGTGGAGGCCACCCATGACTGGGATTTAGAGGAG